The stretch of DNA GCCGTGGGGCGTCGCGTTCCTCGTCGCGGTCGTGACCGCCGACGCCCTGCCCGGACGGTGGTACATCCTCGCTGGCGGGGTCGCGGGCAGCCTCGTGGAGGTGGTCCGTGTCGGCCGTTGATCCGACGGTCGTCGCCGTCGTGGCCGCGATGGCGGTGCTAACTTATCTCACCAAGGCCGGCGGCTTCTGGCTGCTCGGCCACGTCGACACCTCCGAGCGGGTCGACGCCGCGCTCTCGGTGCTGCCCGGCGCGGTCGTCGTCTCGATCGTCGCGCCGGAACTGTTGAACGGCGGGCCGAGCGCGTGGCTCGGCGCGGCGGCGGTGGTACTGCTCACCCGGAAGACGGGGAGCCTGCTCGCCGCGCTGGTCGGCGGGATGGGCGTCCTGCTCGCGGTTCGGGCGGTGCTCTAAGCGGGATCGTGGACCTCCTCGAGCGCGTCGACGGTCGGCGCGTTCACGATCCGAACGGTCCGGCCCTCGCGCGTCACGCGGAACGCGTCCGCGAAGGACCCCTCGGGCACGCGGTAGATGCCCTCGCCATCGGCCGTCGCGTTTAGCGACTCGGTGAGCAGCCCGCGGTAGGCACGGGCGAACTGCCGGGCATCGCGCTCGCTCTCCCAACGCGTCTGCAGCACGTAGCCGTCCGCATCCGGATCGTCACTGTCCGCATCGAAGTACGGCACCAGCGTGTCGCCCGCCCAGCCCGCAGTCGCGGGGTGGGAGTAGTTGTACGCTGAGTAGGGGCCGGGGTCGCTCGACAGCGTCCCGCGGTCGATCGCACGCTGCTGCCACAGCATCGCGAACAGCGTCGCCTCGCCCACCGTGGTCGGACTCGCCCGGTCGAACGCCGCAGTCGAGCGGTCGGGAACGATCACGCTCGCCGGGCGGTCCGCGGGGTAGTCCTCGGGGTGGATCAGCTGCTCGCTCGACCGGGGCGGCCGGACGTAGAGGTCGTTCACGGCCGCCCAGCCGCCGCGCTGGTGAGCCCGGTGGACGAACGTCGGGCCCTCGCTGTACGGCGCGTAGACGGTGAGGTACAGCCCCAAGTTCCGGTCGGCGATGCCGCCCGCGCTGCTGCTCGCCGGGCGGTCGATGCAGTCCCACTGCTCCCCGCAGCGCTGCTCGTACCGTGCCTCGACGTAGCTGGCGTCGCCCTCGACGACGCCGGTGTGGGCCATTCCCTCGTCCGGGCCGGCGGCGCCGCCGAGCAGCGAGAGCCGCTGGTCCTGGAGGGCGTGGACGAGTTCGTGGGCCAGCGTCGTCCGGTCGACTGTCGGCGTCTCGTTGGCGCTCACGATCACGATCCGATCCGCGGCCGAAGAGTAGTACCCCAACACGGAGCCACCGTAGATCTCGGCGAACGCGCCGCCGACGGTGCGGTCCTCGCCGACGAGCATCGCCGCCTCGTAGCGCTGTTCGCGGGCGCGCTCGGCGGGCGTGTCCACGGTCGTGTCACGGCTCGACCCGTTCAGATACTCCTCGCGGGAGATCACCTCGACGGGCACCGTCTCCCGGAACTCCAGCCGGCGGATGACCTCGACGCGGGCCATCGTCCGGGCGACGACGGCGTCGAGTTCGGACTCGTTCAGCCCGTCGCTCGCGTCGACGGTGAGGTCGTCGGTCGCGGCGTAGCCGTTCTCCACGCCCAATCGGTCGCCGCCGGGCGACGGCGACGGCGCCGCCGGCGCCGCACAGCCGGCCAACACCAGACAGCAGACGACAGCGAAAAGCCGGAGGTTCACAACCGAAGCTCCGCCGGCGAACGGAAAAGAGCTATCGCCGGCGGAACAGCAGCGCGGCGCCGAGCAGGGCGAGCAGCGCGGTGACCGCCGAGAATCCCGGCGACTCGGCCGTGACGGACGGCTCGGTTACGGTGTCGGCGGTGGTCTCGGTCGACGGTGCCGCCGTCGCGGTCGGCCCGACCGTCGGCGTCGGCGTCTCGGCCCCCGCGTCGACCGAGCCGTGCACCTCGCTCAGCTCCCCGACGGAGGGGGCGTTCACGATCGTCACCGTGTCGCCCGCGACAGTGACGTGGAACGCGTCGGCGAACGAACCGTCGGCGATCCGGTACGTGTCCTCGCTGACCTGCTCAGCGCCCCAGTACGTTAGCAGCTCCTCGTAGGCGTCACGGAACTCGATCGCCTCCGCGTCGCTGTCCCAGACGAGCCGCCAGACGTAGCCGCCCTCGCCGGCGTCGTTCTGATAGAAATGCATCCGGTCGCCGTCCCAGCCGGCGGCGGCGTCGAACCCGTAGTTCAGTGGGTCGAACCGGCTGACTTCACCGGAGTCAGTGAGGTTGAGCCACTGTTGGTTGGGGTTCTGGATCACCGAGTACCCTCGTGGGCGATCGCCCGCGTACCACGGGTAGACGAACATCGAGGCGACGCCGGCC from Halolamina sediminis encodes:
- a CDS encoding AzlD family protein, whose translation is MSAVDPTVVAVVAAMAVLTYLTKAGGFWLLGHVDTSERVDAALSVLPGAVVVSIVAPELLNGGPSAWLGAAAVVLLTRKTGSLLAALVGGMGVLLAVRAVL
- a CDS encoding Hvo_1808 family surface protein, translating into MNLRLFAVVCCLVLAGCAAPAAPSPSPGGDRLGVENGYAATDDLTVDASDGLNESELDAVVARTMARVEVIRRLEFRETVPVEVISREEYLNGSSRDTTVDTPAERAREQRYEAAMLVGEDRTVGGAFAEIYGGSVLGYYSSAADRIVIVSANETPTVDRTTLAHELVHALQDQRLSLLGGAAGPDEGMAHTGVVEGDASYVEARYEQRCGEQWDCIDRPASSSAGGIADRNLGLYLTVYAPYSEGPTFVHRAHQRGGWAAVNDLYVRPPRSSEQLIHPEDYPADRPASVIVPDRSTAAFDRASPTTVGEATLFAMLWQQRAIDRGTLSSDPGPYSAYNYSHPATAGWAGDTLVPYFDADSDDPDADGYVLQTRWESERDARQFARAYRGLLTESLNATADGEGIYRVPEGSFADAFRVTREGRTVRIVNAPTVDALEEVHDPA